One genomic segment of Oscillospiraceae bacterium includes these proteins:
- a CDS encoding ABC transporter ATP-binding protein, whose translation MASITLKNLYKRHPGGVTAVSGLSLEIPDGSFFVLAGPARCGLSSVLRLVAGLEAPSEGGVSLGGVPAHGRTPRERGIALVSRHGAPYPAMTVFDNLVFGLKLGRGVSATEIRARVASVADLLGLGGVLSQRPAALTDSERWRLSLGRAAMRRPRVYLFDDPLSGFEANARAERRAELVALHKQTATTFLFATHDQAEAMELGERIAVLKSGLLQQVAAPQSLYDRPANLLVAEFFGWPPMNLIEAAVLSRDGAAYLRFGACQCPLPEDRATRPEVLAYVDRNVIIGIRPEDLHDDMDRFPVSQTVMDVTSIEVAGLETHLGLTGGDYDVTARLSHRPAVKSGDPFRIAFDPRKIHLFDKDTGRSVLTPF comes from the coding sequence ATGGCCAGCATCACACTGAAAAATCTTTACAAACGCCATCCGGGCGGCGTCACGGCGGTGTCGGGTCTCAGTTTGGAGATCCCGGACGGATCGTTTTTCGTGTTGGCCGGGCCGGCCCGTTGCGGGCTGTCCTCGGTGCTCCGCCTGGTAGCCGGCCTTGAGGCGCCCAGCGAGGGCGGCGTCTCTCTGGGCGGGGTACCCGCTCACGGCCGGACGCCGCGGGAGCGCGGCATCGCCTTGGTGTCCCGCCACGGCGCGCCCTACCCGGCGATGACCGTGTTTGACAACCTGGTTTTCGGGCTCAAACTGGGGCGCGGAGTGTCTGCGACGGAGATCCGCGCCCGTGTGGCCTCCGTGGCCGATCTCCTTGGGCTCGGCGGCGTGTTGTCGCAAAGGCCCGCCGCGCTCACCGACAGCGAGCGCTGGCGGCTCTCTCTCGGCCGCGCGGCCATGCGGCGCCCCCGCGTCTATCTGTTCGACGACCCGCTCTCCGGTTTCGAGGCCAACGCCCGGGCGGAGCGGCGTGCGGAACTGGTTGCGCTGCACAAACAGACGGCGACGACATTCCTCTTTGCGACCCACGACCAGGCGGAGGCCATGGAGTTGGGCGAGCGCATCGCCGTACTGAAGAGCGGCCTGCTCCAGCAGGTCGCCGCGCCGCAAAGTCTGTACGACCGCCCGGCCAACCTGCTGGTGGCCGAGTTTTTTGGCTGGCCCCCCATGAACCTGATCGAAGCCGCTGTGCTGAGCCGTGACGGCGCGGCCTATCTGCGCTTCGGCGCCTGCCAGTGCCCGTTGCCGGAGGACCGGGCCACCCGGCCGGAGGTGTTGGCCTATGTCGACCGGAACGTCATCATAGGGATCCGTCCCGAGGACCTGCACGACGACATGGATCGCTTCCCCGTGTCTCAGACAGTGATGGACGTCACGAGCATCGAGGTGGCGGGCCTCGAAACCCACCTGGGTCTCACGGGTGGGGACTACGACGTCACGGCCCGCCTGTCGCACCGCCCGGCCGTAAAGTCCGGAGATCCGTTCCGTATCGCGTTCGACCCCCGTAAGATCCATCTGTTCGACAAGGACACCGGCCGGTCGGTTCTGACGCCCTTCTGA